In Candidatus Saccharimonadales bacterium, a genomic segment contains:
- a CDS encoding FAD-dependent oxidoreductase, with protein sequence MRFKLLRKDKEVGDVTSFVFEPEQPVSWVAGQYMRVELDHEGDPEDRLEFEHWFTISAPPYEKHPAITTHVSQSTFKQALDHIPIGGEITVDGIEGDFIWRESALPLVFIAGGIGITPVHSILKQRVYDNEPVPAILVYANKERDVVFGDEIEHWRMSHPELKVHYVIGERLTPEKCHELVPGLNASQVYITGPQGMVDAIGVGLMKAGLEESQLTRDWFPGYTDY encoded by the coding sequence ATGCGCTTTAAACTACTACGAAAAGATAAAGAAGTTGGTGATGTAACATCGTTCGTGTTTGAGCCCGAGCAGCCTGTCTCCTGGGTGGCTGGACAGTATATGAGGGTTGAGCTTGACCACGAAGGTGACCCTGAAGATCGACTTGAGTTTGAGCACTGGTTCACGATCTCGGCACCTCCATACGAGAAACACCCGGCTATTACGACTCACGTGTCGCAGAGTACGTTCAAACAGGCGCTCGATCACATACCAATTGGCGGGGAGATTACGGTTGATGGTATCGAGGGTGATTTCATCTGGAGGGAGAGTGCTCTGCCCCTTGTCTTCATCGCGGGGGGGATTGGCATAACCCCAGTGCATTCCATCCTTAAGCAACGCGTCTACGACAACGAACCAGTTCCTGCGATACTGGTCTATGCAAACAAAGAGAGAGACGTTGTCTTTGGTGACGAAATTGAACACTGGCGGATGAGCCATCCAGAGCTCAAAGTTCACTATGTGATTGGTGAGCGACTGACCCCTGAAAAATGCCACGAGCTGGTCCCGGGTTTAAACGCTTCCCAGGTTTATATAACCGGCCCACAGGGTATGGTTGACGCCATAGGTGTGGGTTTGATGAAGGCAGGACTAGAAGAATCACAGCTGACTCGCGACTGGTTCCCAGGTTACACAGACTACTAA
- a CDS encoding phosphatidylglycerol lysyltransferase domain-containing protein, whose amino-acid sequence MSIPREPRSQTSLRVSLVAWLVRLAGIGAILETLSQRVPHKIAHTIYYVDANPILASRVLDIALGLALLYLAQQLARRKFSAYYLTVTILVILIGAEFVRFKHMGQLFLYASVLAILLLTRHLYDVKNDSVSFRRIALVSTMLLGVTFVYGTIGFLLLRKAEFHHIFSVDEAMEYTLRQMATLGDYTLVTHSKHARLFLQTLNAATDTSLVLVFTALFRPIRFRVGALPYERHVAEEILDKWSDSTEDYFKLWPRDKHYFFNAYRDAFVAYKLVGSTAIVLDGPSGNPDHIEELVKEFSEYCAVNSWRLTVVHSDSRLRTLYESMDLKELAIGQEAVVSIPEFAAKTQGNKHFRYVKNRAERENLHFSLWQAPLTDEQIGQLREVSASWLRHNNRHEYTFAMGYFDEEYLRSCVVATLQDADGRVIAYTNVVPSFVGKARTIDHMRSVPEVSQVAMHFLLMRLILSLNDQQIEMFNLGFVPLADVSEEKKHSASERALSIIKRFGGGVYSFGGLEQFKGKFEPDWQPRYLYYPPQSLVQVASALNTAVSIDPTSNKLRRLKKAKTLVWPLALTGAIANASWPLAYFYNRHMLFRGLVSDLGQQGQHHAFLFNTLDVVGGSAVLILAIWLYIRAKPSLNQFAHFGTLAFALGGLGGIIAALTPLSARLESTTVQYLIHHISTKVLIHGGASTLNSGGFLVAMILWVLWKKREVEHKPVYTLFVLATVLVGVFGFFLGIYFPLVGFSAQRVFIILQSTWMVWFPLALLEQGTRHRTKIAANQVST is encoded by the coding sequence ATGAGTATTCCCCGTGAACCCCGAAGTCAGACTTCCCTCAGGGTATCGCTTGTCGCATGGTTAGTGCGTCTAGCCGGTATCGGTGCCATCCTGGAGACGCTGTCGCAGCGAGTACCGCACAAAATCGCTCATACGATCTATTACGTCGACGCCAATCCGATACTTGCTTCGAGAGTCCTTGATATCGCTTTAGGCCTCGCCCTTCTCTATCTCGCTCAGCAGCTGGCTCGCCGTAAATTCAGCGCCTACTATCTGACTGTCACTATTCTTGTCATCTTGATCGGTGCCGAATTTGTCAGATTCAAGCATATGGGCCAGCTCTTTTTGTATGCCAGCGTCTTAGCAATTCTACTTCTGACCCGTCACCTCTATGATGTTAAGAATGATAGCGTCAGTTTCCGTAGAATTGCCCTTGTCTCAACGATGCTCCTAGGCGTCACCTTTGTTTATGGGACAATCGGTTTCCTGCTTTTGAGAAAAGCTGAATTCCATCACATCTTCTCTGTCGATGAAGCCATGGAATACACGCTAAGACAGATGGCTACACTTGGTGACTACACACTTGTCACGCATAGTAAGCATGCCCGGCTCTTTTTGCAGACCCTCAACGCCGCTACAGATACGTCACTTGTTCTCGTCTTCACGGCTCTTTTTAGGCCCATCCGTTTCCGCGTTGGAGCACTACCATACGAACGCCATGTAGCTGAAGAGATACTGGATAAGTGGTCTGACTCAACCGAGGATTACTTTAAGCTATGGCCCCGCGACAAACACTACTTCTTCAATGCCTATCGTGATGCGTTTGTAGCCTATAAACTCGTCGGCAGCACTGCCATTGTGCTCGATGGACCAAGCGGTAACCCAGATCATATAGAGGAGTTGGTTAAGGAGTTTTCTGAATATTGTGCGGTCAACAGCTGGCGGTTAACGGTTGTCCACAGCGATTCTCGCCTACGGACTCTTTACGAGTCGATGGACCTAAAAGAGTTGGCGATAGGCCAGGAAGCCGTTGTCAGTATCCCGGAGTTTGCGGCTAAGACTCAAGGTAATAAACACTTCAGATACGTCAAGAATAGAGCTGAGCGAGAGAACCTTCACTTTAGTCTCTGGCAGGCACCTTTAACTGACGAACAGATCGGTCAACTCCGAGAGGTGTCGGCGAGCTGGCTCAGACATAACAACCGGCATGAATACACCTTTGCGATGGGCTACTTTGACGAAGAATATCTCCGTAGCTGTGTGGTGGCAACATTGCAGGACGCTGACGGTCGCGTCATCGCCTACACAAATGTCGTTCCTAGCTTTGTTGGTAAAGCACGCACCATCGATCACATGCGCTCTGTCCCGGAGGTTTCGCAGGTTGCTATGCACTTCCTGCTCATGCGCTTGATTCTCAGTCTTAACGACCAGCAGATTGAGATGTTTAACTTGGGCTTCGTTCCGCTTGCTGACGTATCGGAAGAAAAAAAACATAGCGCCAGTGAACGCGCCTTATCTATCATCAAGCGATTTGGTGGTGGCGTCTATTCGTTCGGTGGGCTAGAACAATTCAAGGGTAAATTCGAACCTGATTGGCAACCACGCTACCTCTATTACCCGCCGCAATCACTCGTTCAGGTCGCCAGTGCCCTTAACACCGCGGTCAGCATCGACCCGACCAGCAATAAGTTGCGCAGGTTGAAAAAGGCCAAAACACTCGTTTGGCCACTAGCTCTTACGGGGGCCATTGCTAATGCATCGTGGCCACTTGCCTACTTTTATAACCGGCACATGCTCTTCAGAGGACTCGTCAGCGACCTCGGTCAGCAAGGGCAACACCATGCCTTTCTCTTCAATACGCTAGATGTAGTCGGCGGATCGGCCGTTCTTATTCTTGCTATCTGGCTCTACATACGAGCAAAGCCATCGCTTAACCAGTTCGCACATTTTGGGACGTTGGCTTTCGCTCTAGGCGGCCTTGGAGGTATCATCGCAGCCCTCACTCCACTTAGCGCCCGACTTGAGTCGACGACCGTTCAGTACCTTATCCATCACATCAGCACCAAAGTACTCATCCACGGTGGTGCCAGCACGTTAAACTCAGGCGGGTTCCTGGTGGCAATGATCCTATGGGTGCTTTGGAAGAAGCGTGAGGTTGAACATAAACCTGTCTACACGCTCTTTGTCCTGGCGACCGTTCTGGTCGGAGTATTCGGCTTCTTTCTTGGGATCTACTTCCCGCTCGTGGGCTTCAGCGCACAAAGAGTATTCATCATTCTGCAGTCAACTTGGATGGTCTGGTTCCCGCTCGCACTCTTAGAGCAAGGTACACGCCACCGCACCAAGATAGCTGCCAATCAAGTCTCAACCTAG
- a CDS encoding replication-associated recombination protein A, translating to MEKPLPERMRPRKLDDVVGQDHLTGKGKLFGVIVERKQPVNLILWGPPGSGKTTIARILAHETGADFTELSAVSTGKADIREVVKRAMENQAQGKPTIVFVDEIHRFNKAQQDIFLPYVEGGLLTLIGATTENPSFEVIGPLLSRSRVVVLNPHSADDLRKIIANAIKAEKSTSRVSKEATEMLVGLADGDARVALSNLELALQTTKGKITPEIIQTVAQKRSPHYDKNGEAHYNIISAFIKSMRGGDPTAATYYMARMLQAGEDPKFIARRMVIFASEDIGLAGNGAVSLAVSTFLAVERVGLPECQFSLFHCAIALTKAKKSREVTKVMGKALKAAEEYPDAQVPLHLRNAPTKLMKDLGYNQGYEWSAGFEHEKGFLPNELKSLDFFR from the coding sequence ATGGAAAAGCCACTTCCCGAACGAATGCGGCCGCGAAAACTCGATGACGTCGTAGGTCAGGACCACCTGACAGGTAAAGGGAAGCTCTTTGGGGTTATCGTTGAACGCAAACAACCAGTCAACCTGATCCTCTGGGGTCCGCCAGGGAGCGGTAAGACGACGATCGCTAGAATCTTAGCTCACGAGACAGGCGCCGACTTTACTGAGCTCAGCGCAGTTAGCACGGGTAAGGCGGACATCCGTGAGGTCGTCAAACGAGCGATGGAGAATCAAGCTCAAGGTAAGCCAACGATCGTTTTCGTTGACGAGATCCACCGCTTTAATAAGGCCCAACAAGATATCTTCCTGCCATATGTTGAAGGTGGGCTCCTAACTCTAATCGGGGCGACCACCGAGAACCCTAGTTTTGAGGTTATTGGCCCGCTCTTATCGAGGAGCCGGGTTGTAGTTCTAAACCCGCACTCAGCCGATGACCTGCGGAAGATAATTGCCAACGCGATCAAAGCCGAGAAAAGCACATCTCGAGTTAGTAAAGAAGCGACAGAGATGCTCGTTGGCCTAGCCGATGGCGATGCTCGAGTTGCTCTTAGTAATCTCGAGCTTGCCCTGCAGACAACGAAAGGCAAGATCACGCCCGAGATCATTCAGACCGTTGCCCAAAAAAGATCACCACACTACGACAAAAATGGCGAGGCGCACTATAACATCATCTCTGCGTTCATAAAAAGCATGAGAGGCGGCGACCCAACGGCTGCTACCTACTACATGGCCCGCATGCTACAAGCCGGCGAGGATCCTAAGTTCATTGCACGTCGTATGGTAATCTTCGCCAGTGAAGACATAGGCCTTGCGGGCAATGGAGCAGTCAGCCTTGCCGTCTCAACCTTCCTGGCGGTTGAGCGGGTTGGCCTGCCTGAGTGTCAGTTCAGCCTCTTTCACTGCGCCATCGCCCTCACCAAAGCCAAAAAGTCCAGAGAAGTCACGAAAGTCATGGGAAAGGCTTTGAAGGCTGCCGAGGAATACCCTGATGCGCAAGTTCCTCTACATCTGCGCAACGCCCCTACCAAACTGATGAAAGACCTCGGCTACAACCAGGGTTACGAATGGTCGGCAGGCTTCGAGCATGAGAAGGGGTTTCTTCCCAATGAGTTAAAATCCCTAGACTTCTTTCGCTAA
- the typA gene encoding translational GTPase TypA — MRDARHIRNIAIIAHVDHGKTTLLDGLLKQSHIFRDNQDEMSQVLIMDSGDQEKERGITITAKHTAIEYDGYTINIVDTPGHADFSGEVERTLTMADGVLLIVDAQEGPMPQTKFVLRKALDMDLVPIVIINKIDKPNRRISEVEDEVADLFLELATHESQLHYPTYYSIGRDGKIWDSMPSDTSEKADLTTLLKAIVEIIPAPEVSGADEPFQFLITALGYDNFLGKQVIGRLKRGHIRRGQEAALIKTDGTKVSTKIEKIFASKGLGKVEVDEAIAGDIVTLSGIEGAHIGETVADSKLPEALPVISVESPTLKMYLGPNTSPLKGKEGQFTTGRQIGDRLRRELETNVALRVEEQGIGFSISGRGELHLSVLIETLRREGYEFEVGRPQVVTAVIDGVTQEPVEELLIEVPDEFVGVINQELGKRRAILKSQSSTNSGSSRFTYAITTRSLLGLRGQLLTSTKGTVITHSLPDGYQPVGPAPINIRNGALIATEAGPTTAFALDIAEARGELFVGPGTQVYQGMIVGINNRQEDLDMNVCKGKQLTNLRSSSSEGTIQLTPYTRLSLEQYLDFLADDELLEVTPENLRLRKRHLNPTERKRSHQKVLLAKEV, encoded by the coding sequence ATGAGAGACGCTCGCCATATTCGTAACATCGCCATAATTGCTCACGTCGACCACGGTAAGACGACGCTTCTTGACGGTCTCTTGAAGCAGTCGCATATATTTCGTGATAACCAAGATGAGATGAGCCAAGTACTGATCATGGATAGTGGTGACCAAGAGAAAGAACGTGGCATCACCATTACGGCTAAGCACACGGCGATCGAGTACGATGGCTATACTATAAACATAGTCGACACACCAGGTCATGCCGACTTTTCGGGTGAGGTAGAACGGACGCTCACGATGGCGGATGGTGTTCTTCTGATCGTAGATGCTCAGGAAGGCCCAATGCCACAGACCAAATTTGTTCTACGCAAGGCACTCGATATGGATCTGGTGCCGATCGTCATTATCAACAAGATCGACAAACCAAACCGCCGCATTAGCGAAGTTGAAGATGAAGTAGCCGACCTTTTCCTTGAGTTGGCTACACATGAGAGCCAGTTACATTATCCAACCTACTATTCGATCGGGCGTGACGGTAAGATCTGGGATTCAATGCCCTCAGACACAAGTGAGAAAGCCGACCTGACGACCCTCCTTAAAGCGATTGTCGAGATTATACCAGCTCCGGAAGTTAGCGGAGCAGACGAGCCTTTTCAGTTCCTTATCACAGCCCTCGGGTATGACAACTTTCTTGGTAAACAGGTTATCGGTCGGCTGAAGAGAGGCCATATACGAAGAGGCCAAGAGGCAGCTCTTATCAAGACCGATGGCACTAAAGTCTCGACTAAGATTGAGAAGATCTTTGCCAGCAAGGGGCTCGGTAAGGTGGAAGTTGACGAGGCGATTGCCGGCGACATTGTGACACTGTCGGGTATCGAAGGCGCCCATATCGGTGAGACTGTAGCCGATTCAAAGCTGCCGGAAGCACTACCGGTTATCTCGGTTGAATCTCCAACACTAAAGATGTATCTTGGCCCCAATACGTCGCCTCTCAAGGGCAAGGAAGGGCAGTTTACGACTGGCCGCCAGATTGGGGATAGGTTAAGGCGCGAACTTGAAACGAACGTTGCACTTCGCGTTGAAGAGCAAGGTATAGGGTTTTCTATCAGTGGCCGTGGCGAATTACATCTCAGTGTTCTTATTGAAACGCTTCGCCGTGAAGGCTATGAATTTGAGGTTGGTCGACCACAGGTTGTAACAGCCGTTATCGATGGCGTCACACAGGAACCAGTCGAAGAGCTTTTGATCGAAGTCCCTGACGAATTCGTTGGAGTTATCAACCAGGAGTTGGGTAAGCGACGAGCCATCCTGAAGAGTCAGTCTTCAACCAACTCGGGTTCCAGCCGATTTACCTATGCTATAACAACCCGCTCGCTTCTCGGTCTTCGAGGCCAGCTCCTGACGTCTACCAAGGGGACTGTTATCACGCACAGTCTCCCCGACGGATATCAACCCGTAGGTCCTGCGCCCATAAATATCCGAAACGGTGCCTTGATTGCCACTGAAGCCGGGCCGACGACTGCTTTTGCGCTCGACATTGCTGAAGCACGCGGCGAACTATTCGTCGGACCAGGTACGCAAGTCTACCAGGGAATGATCGTGGGTATTAACAACCGCCAGGAAGACCTTGACATGAACGTCTGCAAGGGTAAGCAGTTGACGAACCTACGTAGCTCTTCTTCTGAGGGAACGATTCAGCTTACACCATACACTCGTCTTAGTCTCGAACAATATCTCGACTTCTTAGCGGATGACGAACTACTTGAAGTTACTCCAGAAAACCTCCGACTCCGTAAGCGCCATCTCAATCCGACCGAGCGAAAGCGCAGCCACCAGAAAGTCCTCTTAGCGAAAGAAGTCTAG